CAGCACTTTCTTCAGATAAACTTCATGATCCAATTTGTTAATGATCTTCAGTGGAGACATGACTTTAATCAGCTTTTGCGCCGAACCCATCAGCGAAATGTCAAAGATGATGCGTGTTTTCTTCTCATACTTCGAATCCAATATTGTGGAGCGGAAATATATGCCAACTTTATCAACAGAAATCGGTCCAATCAGCGTCCATCCATGGATTTGAACTAGAATTTGATGCAGATTGAGGAGATGCGAATCAATGTGCCTCAGCTTGCTCTTCTGACTAAAATCGAAGGTCTTGATTTCATTCGGTTCGACAGTTATCCAGTTCTTGATGATCTCTAGTTGATGCAGCTCTGAGCCGGTTAAATCTCCTAGCTGAGCATAGATAGGCTTGAAGAGCAGCGCTGAACCCGTCAGGTTCTGCAGAGCAAAAGGAACATAAGGCGAACGTTGCCGGAAATTGGAGTTTTTCACATTGTCGAGCGAATGGAAATCGCTGGTCCAGTTCTTGACAACCATGTGAATCAGTTCGATGAGCGTCGAGGTGATGTTGATCTTCAATAATTGCTTACTATTCACGAAGATCTCAAAACGTTTCCTCTTATCGAAATTGAGTCTTTTGTATTTCCATTTAGCAGCACATTGCCAAATCTCCGCCAGAGGTTCCCAGCCACTCAAACGACGATTATAATAGTTGAGTGTTACTTCTGTATCCAAATCTCCTTCAGCTGAATTATTGCTACTCAATTTATCCACCTCGATGCCATTGGCTTGGAATTTATACTTGAGCAGCATCTTTGTTAGGGATATTTCGAGGAGTGGCACATCAGCATCCATGCAATCATCGATCACACACATTGATATACAATTGGCATCCAAAACGGCGGTCTTCAACTCCAGTGCTGGATTCTGTGTCGTGTTGCGTTTCTGCTGCGAAAGCCACAATGCCGCATCATTGAGTTTCCAATTGTTCAACTCCATGGCGTACCAGCAATTGGTTATTTCGAAACCCATTGCCAGCAGCGGtgcaattttttcaaattccGAATTCGATTTGGAAAGCACATTTGGAGGCGTTGAAGTTTGGTTTGGTATCATGCTAATCATGCGAAGAAAAAGTTTCATATCTATATACGACAAGCGTATATTCAATTGTTTATGCACAACAATATTTAGGCAATTGTTTCTTAGTTCAATATTCAATGTGAATGGATCAATGATGGAGAGCGCACTTTCGTCCTCGGCGTCTAGTGTGCAGGAAAAGATTTCCAGGTGATTGATGTTTATAGACAAAGGCACACAACTATTATTCGGCTTGTAGGAGATGACGGTTGTGCTCTTCAATATGATAGCATTTGAGTCCAAGCGATTGTACTGCTCCACAAAGATAATTTCCGAGTCTGtcacatttattatatactcGGTCACAGAGGCTTCTATTGGCTGAGCAGATGCCTGATCCATTTGCAGCGCTTGACTTGCTCTATGATTCATTGGCATCACAGGCAAAGAGTCTTCCTCCAAGAATTTCTTTAGATGATCCAAGAAGTCCAGTATGCCAATAACTCTCATGTCATTCAACATAATTGTGTACTTAGTTAGACTAGCTCTTTTTCTGCAGTGGATTTCCACCTGCGCAGAATGTTTTGGTGGCGTTGCTTTCTTTGAAGGCTGCAGCACGTTGCGAAAAACATTCGCATTATGTTTACCTTCGGGCCTTTCGTCAACAATCAGTATGTTGCTAGATATCAAATCAATATCCTGTGCGCCATCGCTAAACATATCGATTTCCAGTTGCGAGCGTATAAAGTGAATACAGGCCAAAGGCTCCAGCACAAAGTCGGGCATGGTATTTGAATTTGGCACCAGCAAGATTGAAACATCCTCCAGCAGAATACTTATCGAGAGCAGCGTCAAAACTCTCACCGAATCCTCGGTCTTGGTGAAAAGATTCAATGCCGAAAAGGTTTCCATCGATGAGAAATTATTGCTCAATGTGTGGCTGTGAACGTCATCAATATTCTCACCCATATTGTTGGCCAAAAGTCCTCTAATCAGTTTGTATGTTTGAATATTTAGTGTTGCATTTAGTCTGGAGAAGGTTCCCTTCACACTAATGTCTGGGCAAACTCGCGTACTCTCCGTCGTCAGATTGCGCTCCACTTGCACATTCAGATAGCAAGACTCTTTAAATATTGGACTCCCCTTGATGAAGATtgtatttgcaatatttatgaatatttccTTGTCGTAGTTTGTTTCCAGTTTTTGCACATTACGCTCGGCGGAGAAGAAATTGATGTTGACCAAATCGATGCGCATGACGTCCAAAATCTCATCTGGATTTGGTGTAATACCCTTTTTGCTTATGATGCACTCGTCATTGGCAAAGTGAAAGCTGTTCTTCAGGGTAAACTGTCCAAGGTAAGCGATTAAAACATGATTACTATTGTAACATGCTGGGAGAACAATTATAGGTGTAGCTGCTTGAATACAAAGCTTTATCTTCGACGACTGTTCACCTCGATCGCGATCTACATTATGCCGTTTCAATTTCCTTATTACGGGCTGCAAAtaatcaaacaatttttagtactttttaaagaaattaattaccAATAATTACTTTACCgtttgcaactgcagcagctccttaataaataaatgtagttCGACTATAAAACGCTTGGTGTGAATATAATGAACTGAGGACATATTAATCCAGAGTACAGCATCGGCATTGATGACATTTGAAGGATCCAGATCAGTAAGTTttctgtaaataaatttagttcaTAAGAAATTCtagaaatggaaataaattacTTACCGCTTGTAAACGAAATTTAAAGCCTCTGAGCCGCTAGTTAAAAATCTTTCCTTGTATATGCATCCAAACTTGGTCAGATCGTACACTGAAATGGAACCCAAACAACCTTCAACAGCTTTAAAAGCCTCCTCTTGTATTATCGAAAACGTTGCATTGGATACATTAATTTTCGTTAAAGCAGCTTCATTGCGAgtcaaattaaagtttaacGAGCGAATCGAAACATTTAAAGTACTGCAAAAGTTCGGAATACCTAagcaataaaccaaattagtATAAGTTTCATTTAATACTAACATATGGACTTACTTTCTGGTACAATATCTTTGCGTTCTATCAAATGATGTGGTTTCTCCGGCTCGGCAATTAGGCCGAAGAAGTCAAATATCGTGTACCATCTGTCCacacaaattgttaaattcaaacaattaaACTCAATAGAGTTTTGTCTTTCTACTTTAGTCTCGGAAGTCTGTTGAGGTAGGCGTCTAGTATGCGATCTATAGATGACTAAATTGTGTTTCTTCTGATCGCTTATGTCTTTTGAGCTACATAATTTCGATTTGAGTtctttttggttatttttcaGCTTAATGTATTCACAGAGGTTGGAGGGTACAGATGTTGATATTGCCTTTTGTTTGCTACAAAAGCTTGGTAGATCTGgacatgatgatgatgaatgtCCATTCTTTCGATAGCTATTTTCCAGATTTAGTGATGTTACCATATTTCTGAAAGGCGACGACACGTCCGACTTTAAGTCTTCCATTAACACTGAGTTGAGTATGACTTTGACATGCTCATCGTTGCCTCTAATACGATGTTTGACAAAAAAGTCCTTAAACGTGACATTGACCAAAGGCTCGTGActttcattttgcaaattgatttcaagaacAGGTACTGAGAACTTAACAGTAGTACTTAAACGTTGGACGTCATTACTGGGATCTATggaatttgttgtatttgcattATGTATCTTTGGTTTGATATTTTCGTTGCCATCCGAAAAGTTTGTGGCATTCTTAATAGAATCtaaaatattcttatattGCTTTCGATAGAGTGTGACTTTCAGAGTTTCCACCATGCTGCCCTCCACCTAAAAGAGAAATATAGTTAGTAACATGgatattttcaattgattgtCTACTTACTGAGAGTGTTTCTATTCTTCTTTCTTCCACATCGGCATCTCCATATCCTAGATTTAATTTTAAGGATATCGCGGTATCATGCAAAATTGGAAAGGCGTTTTGTTTATTCGCATACAATCGGCTTGCAATGGGTAAAGCGAACGCCCAATCCTCGTTTTGTTCATTGATATTTAATgagaataaattaatattggtTACTTCTATTATATACTTAACTATCACAtctgtttgcatattttctaACGATTCATTAATATCATTGCGACAACAAAGTTTTCCCAAGTTTGCTATAAAAACTTCTTTACTATCATTCGATACGGGAAGTACGATGATGGGACTATTAATGATAACATCAAGGctgtaaattataaaaaaaaaattaagtatgtaGATAAATTTGATGTATAAGATACTTACGATATTCTTGTGTTTTCCTCATTCGACTTGCTGGAAAGCGCTGGTTTTGTTTGAGCATTAACATCTTTTATTTGCTGCACAAATTCTTTGGCTATGTCCGTTGCTTTATTACCAATTGAGGTTAAAAATTCTCTGAAAAATATggttttgttaaaaatatttagttatcaAACTTTGAGATACCCAACTTACCTCAGACTTTGTTTAAAGCTTGTGATGCAAAAGTTGAAATCATGCAGGAAACGAGGATTATGAGTATAAGAAACCGATGCCATTCTCAATTGAAGACTTATTGCCGTATTATTATTCCATTGAGTCGTAAAACTGAGAGCCTcaatttcttcacttttatCCTCATcggaattatttaaataaatttcattggaGAGTTTATTAAGCACTGATTGTCGATTATATTCCGATTCCGGATCTTTGCCAATTGAAAGTATGCGCTGGTGTCGAATACCTTGCGGCGtaatatcaataatttgtattccTCCCAGCGATCCGATGACATTTAAACTCGATTGCATCGACATATTAATTTTCGCTTCGCTTATCGTAATTGTTCCCACCTTGCGGGCAACATCGTATCTATCCAATTTGGtcgtatataatattaatacatttaggcgaaagaaatcaaaaatgaTTTCACTATTGTTGTGACTCAGGGATTCTTCGGGTTCAATTAACGCCAACGCAGTCTCTTTTGGGATTTCACGGCTCATATTTTTCCTTATTGGTTGGCCATTGAAAATTCTTTCGGCGAAGTTCAACAGCTCTAATATTGTTTCTTGATTTGctgcaaaaaaattaaagttttgtaaattaaatctattaaattaaagtttatcaCATGTTTACCAATAATTTCCAAGCTATTAAATGCTATTTTAGTAGTGTGCACATAGTTCGGATTATTCGCATTTGGTGCAATAATCACAATATCAATGTTTATGAGAGCATTTAACTCCGTTTCTTCGTAGTAATCTGTTGATtctgaaaattatataaattttaaatttaacgaTCAGGAAATAAAGAGTTGATGCCTTGGAGAagaataaattttcaattaaataccgctttgaatattttgaacgGCTTTCTTAATGATGTGTGGACTGGTTGGTCTGTGATAATCTGCTGGATCAGGTGAGCTGGGTGAAACAGGTGAACAGGCTGTGCTATGTTTGAGACTTCCAGAGTAACTATCCATGCtgagaagaaaaacaaatatcaattaaaaataattcaaaatccTAAACTACATTTACTTACCCCACATTTCGATGGCTGGCGACCAATAACTCAAAGTCTGGTCCAAACGACTGAATGGCATCCACAAGTAGTAAGCCATGAACCgacattgttattgttgatttgCCGCCCATCGTTATAATGCCAGCTCTTGCTCCAATAATCTGCAGTTCGGCAATACTTTTCTCCtttgattgcatttcaatAATCAGTTggccaattgcaaattgaacaaCCAAATGACTTCCATTAACATTATAATTATCAGCGATTAGTTTACTTTCCggcttttgtattttcttatcCCTGAACCGTGAGCTATTTGTGATTGGATAAACAATATTTAGGAAATGTTTAATGCGCTCCTCATTACCATGAATCAAGATCATGGGACAAGTGCCAAATAGCGTAAAGGAAGGATATTCCGGATCAGATGTAAAGACAATTCGCTGTTTAATAGTTAATGTAATATTGAATTTGTCAATCAAATGAAAGTTGGACGACGACTTCAAGTTGGTCTCCCATCTCTCCTGATATTTACAGACTAGCACTTGTAGATTTGTGAAATTTATCGTATACGTATTGTAAATTTTACTCTGCAATACAGTTTCCAGTTGACTATTCTTGTTCATCACATCCCTGAAGAAGTTCTCATGAATCGTGGGCGACTCGGAGCCACTTTTCTCAGATCCCGGTGGCGTGGAGCATGGTGTCAAATATGTTTCCTCCTCGTCACCATTGCTATCGGTGGTATAGTTATCTACAGTCTTTGTGGTGAATACTGTgctcttcttttgaaaatcgGTTTTCACCAATTGAAACTTGCCGAAATCCATAAGAACCATTAACGAATTGTTGATTTTATagttttccaaaaatataatacgtGGCGCAAACACTTCAATTTCAAAGGTCCAACTCTTGCGATTCGgcttaaaataaaacgaattcAAAACATTTAGTCTCAAAGGTCATATTTGTAGGCTGTTTTGATAAAAACAGAATGTAGGATTGTAATGAAGTTGctaatactacaaaaaattgGTAATCGCTTAAGACATCATAAATAGTCAAATAAGCAGACAAAATGTTTAAGCAATAGCGATTACCCAACAGAATTGATTTGTCATGGTTAGGTGGCAAAGTTCACACAAGTTgattgctttttaaattgagcaataaaaagaatttgtgATTCACTATTCTGTTTTTAGAGCACGTACTTACCTCattgcccagcagcagctgattccaggaatttaaaaagttattttcttTGCCCGTTTCATATTTATTCTCAATTATTGGTCGCACATTATTCGATTTGGTAAAGAACTTTAGACACCAATCAAGTGCATCTGGATTATATATCAAATCCAAGctctttgatttaattaaaagtcgATATTGCAATTGATCGTCATTTTCGTATTGCAGCTGAAACAATGGATCCTGATTATTCGTCGATGTCGTCGTAATTCGCAGATCGGATTGATGTGTTAACGTTGATCTCTCTGTTTGTGGTTTTATCAAATAGCAATGCTTTGaatcattatttgttttatccAACAAATAGACTTCTCCCAACGATATGCCAACAACATAGGACGTAAACATCGGATTCAATTGCAGAAACGATGATagattattaaattgcatttccatGCAAGCATTCTTTTCGCTCTTCGCATCCTCAGTTTGTAAAATGACAATTCCCTTAAGGAGTTCAATCGtaaaataaccaaaaacagTATCACACTTTAAATTCGATTGACTTTGCAGTGAATGTTCTAAAGCAACCAATATATCATCTTCCAAATGTTGCAGGGTTTCGTCCTGTTCCGTGCTGGCTGCATTATTCGTACCATACCATCCCATCCAGTTTGGAAACCAGTGAAATAACATACGCTTGCCTGTGGCATTGTACGATTTAATCGCCAGTCCTTTGGTGAATGTTTTCTCAAAACATATCCTTCGCAGTATGATTAATTCTGCCACTGCACGATCGCTTTCAATGTACGATTTAAACTCTTTGTCCTCCGTAGAAAGATTTTCGTTGGGATTTAGGATAACCGCTTGATAGATACGCACATATCTTAAGTTCTCTTTGAGTGTTAAATACTTTTCGTCCTTCTTTTTCAATTCACGTCCGTGGCAGATGAGAACATATTTCCACCAGGCTCTGGGATTTTCCAAAATACTGAATGCAGGTCTTTTTAATCTGTATTGCGAAATTTCCTTTATTTGTCGAATTCCCGCAAGTTTATCCTGTATCTGGACATGTTGCGTCTGAAATATTAATagtgaaatattttagtacttaAAGAAgactttaaaacaaataaaataaatactaatacaataataaatattctatagCTTTCAGTGAAgtaaattttctattaaacaCTGTCGCTACCTAAATATCTTATCTGCAGAAAGATAAATTTTACTTTCGTTGACAAACAAACCAAGCATTTAGATAGTCTTTTTAATTGTTGGCTTTCTTTCGCAACCTTCGACTTATCTACTTTACGATACAAAGTTTATGATATTAACATTTTCAGAATACAAGAACGATAGCCAACTTACCTTCGACAACACTATGATGACTTCCGGCACTTGAAGATCACAAGAGACCCGTGGCTTCTCCTTGGAACGAAATAACCTGTGGTGACTTTTCACGTTTCCATCTGGCGGTTGCACTTATGGGCTTAATGATGAAGTCGTGTGGTCGCAATTGACACGTCGGATTCATATGCTGTAATAGTTCTTGATTCGTGAACTTCTGACACTTGATATCATCGTGCAATGTATCCCAGTACAGGGATAATTCTTTTAGTTCTACAATCTTGTAGTTAACATCATTATTTATGGTTTTGTTTGCACCCGTTGTCCAATTCGAATCACAGGTCTGAGCTGTCAACGAACCAATTCGAATGCCAGCGGcaattttgctgttgccaacATCGACGATGTCTTCGTAGCGAAAGTGCACATCATTGATTTTCAGCTCAATGTTGTCGATGATATTTGTGGCCATATTTGTGCCATATTTAAGCCAATTGTTGTACGATGAAAAGTAATAGGATTCCACCTGTTTGCCTTTCTCGGAGCGCCAATTGGCTTCAGCCGTATCCAACACGGATTGCTTGTACTCCAAGTCCATAAGCTTCTCTTTGGCCTCATCCCAGTTTTCGAAGTCTTTGGGACAAACGACACAAAATAATCCTTCCACTGAGATGCACCATGGTGACGTGCGAAATTGTCGAACCGGCACCTGAAGCTTAATTTTACCAATACTTCCCGACGACACTTCGATGGGCAGACCGAAGGAGCGTAACGCATCCTTGCGAATTGGAATGTTTTCGAGCTCTACTTCCCCTAGAATACAACAAATGGTATTTGTTTATTCAGGCAATTGatgaaattttatgtttagAGTATTTACCTGATAACAACGCAACAGATAACTGGGCAGAGTTCAAGTTTTCCAAATACTTGCCGAGGTATGTGTTTAACACCCATGTTATCAAGTCCCCTAACATTATGACTGCCGCACAGTTGGACGGCAACACTTAAATCTGCACTCCGCactatttgtttgcttttattatggTTTTACAGATGATCTGATGCACACAAGCAAAAACACTTAATCCAACGTAGTCTAATATCAGCTGTATAAACATAACATGTAGAGTAAAAACGTAGATTTGAATTGAAACGTTGGCATGGAACGGAAAATTGATGGACCAATAGCAATTGCTATTTCAaagacatttattttaattttaaactatttataattacttactcattttattatattcattgcATATGCGTAATACATTTATACAAAGTTATTGTCATAGGcaatttttataacaaaaatttaagcAGATTTTGCTGATGGGATTCAAGCTGTGCCGTTTTCTGGAGGTGACCAATCTGACAtacaaaaaactacaaaaaaattttaatttcatcagcctaaatttcagaaataaaacaaatgtatgATACGCAACGTTGCAGTATTTTGAGTATATTACTTTTTGGTACGCTAAGAGTATATTTTTCGACTATTATTAGGGGACTAATTTgatggtatattggtatattttctagaAATATCTGTCACGCTACCCACATGTTTactcatttatttacaaatcaaTCACACATgcgaatatttttatatatttcaagcaaacatttaaaagtaaacaattaaaatgtctaGAGTACCTCCTAAACATAAGCAAAATTTAGAGGTAATCATAGGAGTTCAACTTGTGTGATTTAGactttgcattaattatttaattttttccaGGGGCTGCTTAGACTAGCAGTTGAACATACAGGAGAAGATGCCGAACCAGCTGAAAACCTTGATAACATAGATACTCAGGTAGTTATACGGTTTCCACTCATAATCTATGAATCTCtatgcatatatgtaaatcTTTTTAGAAACAAGAATTTCTACATGGCGCATTGCAATCGATGTCAATCGATGTCGATAAATACGCACTCGCCAATTTGAACAATGATTCCATAAGCACGGCCGAGAAATTGGATTGTTTGAAAATAATTCGTGATGATATTCGCGACTTCGATACTGCCAATTCGTTTGTGAAACTTGGTTACATAACAACTTTATTGTCATATATCAGAACTCCGAATCGTGATTTGCGGCCACTTTCCATTTATATAGTCGCAGAACTGGCTCAAAACAATGAGTTTTGTCAGAACTATTTCTTGAATGAAAAGTTGATTCCTGTGCTCACGTCCACTATGAATGACACTGATGAGGACTTGGCCAAGGGTTCCATCCTTGCTGTTTCGTCGTTGGTGCAAAACTTTCCAGCTGGTCTCAAAGAGTTTCTGCGCACAAATGGCGTTAAACAAATCTTGTCCTGTTTGAGCTCCAATCATAGCTCAGTGTACATTCAAGCGGCATACCTTATAGCGACATTATCATCAAATGACAATTCATTCCGAGGTAACCACTTTCATTGCGGGTTGTCGGCTTAATCAGTAATATTTGCGACTTTTCTAGATCTGGTTAATAAGCAAAATGCGGGGCAAATCCTTTTAAGCGAGCTGGAGGCTAAAGACGAATATGACTTTAAACAAGAAGCCACTCTATATGCTTTATCGGCACTTTCCGTGAATAGCAAATGGAAAATTCCCTCTTACCAGCGGAAGGAAGCTACTGTGACACttaagcaaataattaataacaaagcTTTGGCGGATACTTGTGAAGTAAGTTCTTGTGGAAAAATGCTATATtcgattaattaattaaatttatgtttcagGAGATGATTCAGTATGCGAGAACTGTATTGAACACACAATTGTGaactaatttataatattaaaaacataacaaaacgTTATATAAACTCATTTGCAAagctttgcttttaatttgccTTAACATAGGAAGCTTTTGAATTGCGTGTGGACTCTTAGCTTACGTTTATTGAGAGCATATACGATAAATAAATGTGacgtttaaaaaaaatgaagtaatCAATACacatattgtaaaaataaagtatattgtAACTTATTAACTTAATTTCCGTACATTTTCATGCTGGCAATGTATCAAAATCCTCTCCGACATGTACGATAGGCACGTGATTCTTGTCCACACTGGACTCAAATATGTAGtcacacaatttgttttgttttaggcAGATATTCCAATCCATTACTTGGATGGCATGCAGGCTCTCTGCCTCATTATGCTGCCTCAAAACCATTGATTCCTGCAAAGAAAAtgatgttaataaataaatcggAAACACGGGCGTAATCAATAAGAACCTACCTTGATTTTCTCCCACTTGTCGTCCACATCTTGCAACCAGCTCAGTAGCAAGCGACCATTAAAGCGACATCGCGCACTCTTCTCTTTCTCATCTTGCTCTGGGGTAATCATATTGTAAATTTCATCGTCTTTTAAGAATGTACAAACGGAATACGGTGCAATTTGTCCGGATAAACTTCTAGCTGCCTTCGAATGCACTCGAATGATTTCTTGTTCAAACATAGCTTTTCACGCTCCACCGTATGCTCCTCGACCAGTTCTCGCCTGGCCTTTTCCTGTTGCACATAGAAGGATCTCATACTCTCAGGAATAGCATCGGGTATTTCAATTTCGGGGGTATTTACATCTTTATTGAGAAGGTATGATTTCTTTGTGAGCAGATAATCATTGTATCCTTGTGGCGGACGCGGTTTTACCGGATAcaaatttttccatttcttcTCAACTTGTCGGCGCATATTTTTCCTTATTGGTTGGCCATTGAAAATTCTTTCGGCGAAGTTCAATAGCTCTAATATTGTTTCTTGATtagctgcaaaaaaaataaaagttttgtaaatgaaatctattaaattaaagtttatcaCATGTTTACCAATAATTTCCAAGCTATTGAAAGCAATTTTGGTGGTGTGCACATAGTTCGGATTATTCGCATTTGGTGCAATAATCACAATATCAATGTTTATGAGAGCATTTAACTCCGTTTCTTCGTAGTAATCTGTCGATtctgaaattaatataaaagtaatttaaggACCAGGAAATAAAAAGTTGATGTCTTGgagaataataaatttaaatgcaatttaagtACCGCTTTGAATATTTTGCACGGCTTTCTTAATGATGTGTGGACTGGTTGGTCTGTGGTAATCTGCTGGATCAGGTGAGCTGGGTGAAACAGGTGAACAGGCTGTGCTATGTTTGAGACTTCCAGAGTAACTATCCATgctgaaaagaaaaacaaacaaacaattgaactaatgaaattcaaaatccTAACCTGCATTTACTTACCCCACGTTTCGATGGCTAGCGACCAATAGCTCAAAGTCTGGGCCAAATGACTGAATGGCATCCACAAGTAGTAAGCCATGAACCGACATTGTTATCGTTGATTTACCGCCCATCGTTATAATACCAGCTCTAGCTCCAATGATCTGCAGTTCGGCAATACTTTTCTCCtttgattgcatttcaatAATCAGTTggccaattgcaaattgaacaaCCAAATGACTTCCATTAACATTATAATTATCAGCGATTAGTTTACTTTCCggcttttgtattttcttatcCCTGAACCGTGAGCTATTTGTAATTGGATAAACAATATTTAGGAAATGTTTAATGCGCTCTTCATTTCCATGAATCAAGATCATGGGACAAGTGCCAAATAGCGTAAAGGAAGGATATTCCGGATCTGACGTAAAAACAATTCGCTGTT
This is a stretch of genomic DNA from Drosophila albomicans strain 15112-1751.03 chromosome 3, ASM965048v2, whole genome shotgun sequence. It encodes these proteins:
- the LOC117569065 gene encoding uncharacterized protein LOC117569065 isoform X4 is translated as MSRVPPKHKQNLEGLLRLAVEHTGEDAEPAENLDNIDTQKQEFLHGALQSMSIDVDKYALANLNNDSISTAEKLDCLKIIRDDIRDFDTANSFVKLGYITTLLSYIRTPNRDLRPLSIYIVAELAQNNEFCQNYFLNEKLIPVLTSTMNDTDEDLAKGSILAVSSLVQNFPAGLKEFLRTNGVKQILSCLSSNHSSVYIQAAYLIATLSSNDNSFRDLVNKQNAGQILLSELEAKDEYDFKQEATLYALSALSVNSKWKIPSYQRKEATVTLKQIINNKALADTCEEMIQYARTVLNTQL